In Microbacterium foliorum, the following proteins share a genomic window:
- a CDS encoding OsmC family protein, protein MGDRPAPLGEHRYSLSSTWTGNSGTGTSGYREYRRDVTLEVAGKPDILASADKPFRGDPSRWNPEDLLLASLSECHLLSYLHACVTAGVVVVSYRDSASGMMREDGKGGGAFVEVMLRPEVVVADASMIDAAERAHAQANAWCFIANSMNFPVRHQASVRAETS, encoded by the coding sequence ATGGGAGATCGACCAGCGCCGCTCGGCGAGCACCGCTATTCACTCAGCTCGACCTGGACCGGCAACTCCGGCACGGGCACCAGCGGCTATCGCGAGTATCGTCGCGACGTCACGCTTGAGGTCGCAGGCAAGCCCGACATCCTCGCCTCCGCCGACAAGCCGTTCCGGGGTGATCCGTCGCGGTGGAATCCCGAGGATCTGCTGCTCGCGTCGCTCTCCGAGTGCCATCTGCTCTCCTACCTGCACGCGTGCGTCACCGCGGGTGTCGTCGTCGTCTCCTATCGCGACTCGGCGTCGGGGATGATGCGAGAGGACGGAAAGGGCGGCGGCGCGTTCGTCGAAGTGATGCTGCGTCCGGAGGTCGTCGTCGCCGATGCCTCGATGATCGACGCGGCCGAGCGGGCTCATGCGCAGGCCAATGCGTGGTGCTTCATCGCGAACTCGATGAACTTCCCCGTGCGGCACCAGGCATCGGTGCGCGCCGAGACGAGCTGA
- a CDS encoding lysophospholipid acyltransferase family protein: MTSDQSVEPETSPSETEKPRHAGMAYALGRSLITPLARTIYRPRIEGRENVPKDGAVIFASNHLSFIDSIAIPVAAPRPVHFLAKSTYFEGTGFKGWLSKTFFESIGAISVRRGAGKAALDALDVQRQLLDEGLAVALYPEGTRSTDGRLYKGRTGVAFLALQTGAPVVPVGLIGTDKVMPVGAKMPTLKERITVRFGEPLDLSPHGPATSGRARRLATDEIMAAIHALSGQELADAYNEAPAQGAIEKIKQALPHERR, encoded by the coding sequence ATGACGTCTGACCAGTCCGTGGAGCCCGAAACTTCGCCCTCAGAGACTGAGAAGCCTCGTCACGCAGGCATGGCCTATGCGCTCGGCCGCAGCCTCATCACCCCGTTGGCGCGCACGATCTACCGGCCCCGTATCGAGGGCAGGGAGAACGTCCCGAAGGACGGCGCGGTCATCTTCGCAAGCAATCACCTGTCCTTCATCGACTCGATCGCGATTCCGGTGGCCGCTCCGCGCCCCGTGCATTTTCTGGCGAAGTCCACCTATTTCGAGGGGACGGGGTTCAAAGGCTGGCTCAGCAAGACGTTCTTCGAGTCCATCGGCGCGATCTCCGTACGCCGTGGGGCGGGCAAGGCCGCCCTCGATGCCCTCGACGTACAACGCCAGCTGCTCGACGAAGGCCTCGCCGTCGCGCTCTACCCCGAGGGCACACGCTCGACCGACGGACGCCTGTACAAGGGGCGCACGGGCGTGGCCTTCCTGGCGTTGCAGACCGGTGCACCGGTCGTCCCGGTCGGATTGATCGGCACGGACAAAGTCATGCCGGTCGGCGCGAAGATGCCGACTCTGAAGGAACGGATCACGGTGCGCTTCGGTGAGCCGCTCGACCTCTCGCCGCATGGCCCCGCCACGAGCGGTCGCGCCCGCAGACTCGCGACGGACGAGATCATGGCCGCGATCCATGCTCTTTCCGGCCAGGAGCTGGCCGACGCCTACAACGAGGCTCCCGCGCAGGGCGCGATCGAGAAGATCAAGCAGGCGCTCCCCCACGAGCGCCGCTGA
- a CDS encoding FKBP-type peptidyl-prolyl cis-trans isomerase, whose protein sequence is MRKRPLIVLSTVAAATLLLAGCSGGATPESTATPDASSESSCLADIGSGAGSDAVSVEGSGADAKVSVPEGTDLAEAERSVVVEGDGDDVMPGDLVSLRYQLIDATTNEVLSTSERGPDGVLSALLAVQQPQQIVDPTQSTVFTVAAECLPIGSSVVLTLPAAQEGMNPSVLYVETIDQVPTTASGSDVDATDGMPVVELDDAGSPTITIPDSDAPAETEVAVLKQGDGAVVGAGDLVTVQYRGVKWSDGSEFDSSWSRDAAPSQFPTSGVVPGFKMALEGQKVGSQVVVAMPPKDGYGEGEPNDTDLTGETLVFVVDILATTPVEQAP, encoded by the coding sequence GTGCGCAAGCGTCCGCTTATCGTCCTGTCCACCGTCGCCGCGGCGACTCTTCTGCTGGCCGGGTGCTCCGGAGGAGCCACCCCGGAGTCCACCGCCACCCCCGACGCGTCTTCCGAGAGCTCCTGCCTCGCTGACATCGGGTCGGGCGCAGGCTCTGATGCCGTGTCCGTCGAAGGATCCGGGGCAGATGCCAAGGTCTCCGTGCCCGAGGGCACGGACCTCGCCGAGGCCGAGCGTTCGGTCGTGGTCGAGGGCGATGGCGACGACGTCATGCCCGGAGACCTCGTATCGCTGCGCTACCAGCTCATCGACGCCACGACCAACGAGGTGCTCAGCACCTCGGAGCGCGGCCCCGACGGGGTTCTGTCCGCTCTCCTCGCCGTTCAGCAGCCGCAGCAGATCGTCGACCCGACGCAGTCCACCGTCTTCACCGTCGCGGCCGAGTGCCTCCCGATCGGTTCGAGCGTCGTCCTGACCCTTCCCGCAGCACAGGAAGGCATGAACCCGAGCGTGCTCTATGTCGAGACGATCGACCAGGTTCCCACGACGGCTTCCGGGTCCGATGTCGACGCGACCGATGGCATGCCCGTCGTCGAGCTCGACGATGCCGGTTCGCCGACCATCACGATCCCCGACTCCGATGCCCCCGCCGAGACCGAGGTGGCCGTCCTCAAGCAGGGTGACGGTGCTGTCGTCGGCGCGGGTGACCTGGTCACGGTGCAGTACCGCGGCGTGAAGTGGTCGGACGGCTCCGAGTTCGATTCCAGCTGGAGCCGGGACGCAGCGCCGTCGCAGTTCCCGACCAGCGGAGTGGTCCCCGGGTTCAAGATGGCCCTCGAGGGCCAGAAGGTCGGGTCGCAGGTGGTCGTCGCCATGCCGCCGAAGGACGGCTACGGCGAGGGCGAGCCCAACGACACCGATCTGACCGGGGAGACCCTCGTCTTCGTCGTCGACATCCTCGCGACCACTCCGGTAGAGCAGGCACCGTAA
- the dxr gene encoding 1-deoxy-D-xylulose-5-phosphate reductoisomerase, translating to MRRIIVLGSTGSIGTQALDVIRANPRRFELVGLAAGSNAEMLAEQAASFHVDSTALGAAEAEQLVRDVEADVVLNAITGSIGLGSTLAALKAGRTLALANKESLIVGGELVLAAAAPDQIVPVDSEHSALAQALRSGTHAEVRRLVVTASGGPFRGRSREQMLEVTPQEALAHPTWDMGRMVTTNSATLVNKGLEVIEAHLLFDVAYDDIEVVVHPQSIVHSMVEFIDGSTIAQASPPDMRLPISLGLDWPSRVGGVGRPLDWTQATSWTFEPLDDVAFPSVDLAKAVGRAGATFPAVYNAANEQAVDAFHEGRLPFLGIVDTIARVVDAHEPPQTLTIESLADAEEWARRKADQLIARA from the coding sequence ATGCGTCGCATCATCGTCCTCGGCTCCACCGGCTCCATCGGCACACAGGCGCTCGACGTCATCCGCGCCAATCCCCGTCGTTTCGAACTCGTCGGGCTCGCCGCGGGGTCGAACGCCGAGATGCTCGCGGAACAGGCCGCGAGCTTCCACGTCGACAGCACCGCACTGGGTGCGGCCGAGGCCGAGCAGCTGGTACGCGATGTCGAGGCCGACGTGGTGCTCAACGCGATCACCGGATCGATCGGACTCGGTTCCACCCTCGCAGCGTTGAAGGCCGGCAGAACCCTCGCTCTCGCGAACAAGGAATCCCTCATCGTCGGCGGTGAGCTGGTTCTCGCAGCCGCCGCCCCAGACCAGATCGTCCCCGTCGACTCTGAGCACTCCGCGCTCGCGCAGGCGCTGCGCAGCGGCACTCACGCCGAAGTGCGACGCCTCGTCGTGACGGCATCCGGTGGGCCTTTCCGCGGGCGTTCACGCGAGCAGATGCTCGAGGTCACCCCGCAGGAGGCGCTTGCGCACCCGACATGGGACATGGGCCGCATGGTCACGACGAACTCCGCGACGCTGGTCAACAAGGGTCTCGAGGTGATCGAGGCGCACCTGCTGTTCGACGTCGCCTACGACGACATCGAGGTCGTCGTGCACCCGCAGTCGATCGTGCACTCGATGGTCGAGTTCATCGACGGGTCGACGATCGCCCAGGCATCCCCACCGGACATGCGTCTTCCGATCTCGCTGGGGCTCGACTGGCCGAGCCGCGTCGGCGGAGTCGGACGCCCTCTCGACTGGACCCAGGCGACCTCCTGGACCTTCGAGCCGCTCGACGACGTCGCTTTCCCGTCTGTCGATCTCGCCAAGGCCGTGGGCCGAGCGGGCGCGACGTTCCCCGCGGTCTACAACGCGGCCAACGAGCAGGCGGTCGATGCCTTCCATGAGGGGCGCCTGCCGTTCCTCGGCATCGTCGACACGATCGCACGGGTGGTCGACGCCCACGAGCCGCCGCAGACCCTGACCATCGAATCGCTCGCCGACGCCGAGGAGTGGGCGCGCCGCAAGGCCGACCAGCTGATCGCACGAGCCTGA
- a CDS encoding Mur ligase family protein, with protein sequence MSIEQQPSLPPVLRPANPPRRELSELASRFAREVRGDVTGITLSGITLATADLRAGEAFVAIRGVNRHGAEFAATAAEKGAVAIITDDDGADIAQPAGLPVIIVDDPRGVLGALSAWVYGTGAGESLPLLFATTGTNGKTSVSHLLEGILDQLGVVTGLSSTAERHIAGEVIVSRLTTPEASEMHALLALMRERDVEAVAVEVSAQALSRHRVDGIRFDVAGFTNLSHDHLDDYADMEEYFEAKLPLFRPDRATRGVVCLDSPNGAIVVERAEIPVVTVGTPSIAADPAAAARADWVVVIDDERASGTTFTMSGPAGTLTTTVPVIGPHMAANAALAIVMLLEGGYEWHRITSALDRDGGILAHLPGRTQLVSGDTGPVVFVDFGHSPDAFEKTLAAVRRVTPGKVLMLFGADGDRDASKRFDMARTAVEGSDILVVTDHHPRFEDPDSIRATLVAGARAARPDAEIHEFSPPEAAIVAAVGLVGEGDSILWAGPGHQDYRDIRGVRTPYSARELARRALRAAGWPVPDSHWPVPYSDEG encoded by the coding sequence ATGTCGATTGAACAACAACCGAGCCTGCCTCCCGTGCTCCGCCCCGCGAACCCGCCCCGGCGTGAGCTGTCCGAACTCGCCTCTCGATTCGCTCGAGAAGTCCGCGGCGACGTGACCGGAATCACCCTGTCCGGCATCACCCTCGCCACCGCCGATCTGCGTGCAGGCGAGGCCTTCGTGGCGATCCGAGGCGTGAACCGCCACGGAGCCGAATTCGCGGCCACCGCCGCCGAGAAGGGCGCCGTCGCGATCATCACCGACGATGACGGCGCAGACATCGCCCAGCCCGCCGGACTCCCCGTGATCATCGTCGACGACCCCCGCGGCGTGCTCGGCGCTCTGAGCGCGTGGGTCTACGGCACCGGCGCGGGCGAGTCGCTCCCCCTGCTGTTCGCCACCACGGGGACCAACGGCAAGACGAGCGTCTCGCATCTGCTCGAGGGCATCCTCGACCAGCTCGGCGTCGTGACCGGACTCTCCTCCACGGCCGAGCGCCACATCGCCGGCGAGGTCATCGTCTCGAGACTGACGACCCCTGAGGCATCCGAGATGCATGCGCTGCTGGCGCTGATGCGGGAGCGCGACGTCGAGGCCGTGGCAGTCGAGGTCAGCGCCCAGGCGCTCTCACGTCATCGCGTCGACGGCATCCGCTTCGACGTCGCCGGATTCACGAACCTCAGTCACGACCACCTCGATGACTATGCCGACATGGAGGAGTACTTCGAGGCGAAGCTCCCGCTCTTCCGTCCCGACCGCGCGACCCGCGGCGTGGTCTGCCTCGACTCCCCCAACGGTGCGATCGTGGTGGAGCGAGCGGAGATCCCCGTCGTCACCGTCGGCACACCATCGATCGCCGCTGATCCCGCTGCGGCGGCCCGCGCGGACTGGGTCGTCGTGATCGACGACGAGCGCGCATCCGGCACCACCTTCACGATGTCGGGCCCCGCGGGCACCCTGACCACGACGGTTCCCGTGATCGGCCCGCACATGGCCGCCAACGCCGCTCTCGCGATCGTTATGCTGCTCGAGGGCGGCTACGAATGGCACCGCATCACCTCGGCGCTCGACCGTGACGGCGGCATCCTGGCCCATCTTCCGGGTCGCACCCAGCTCGTCTCCGGAGACACCGGCCCTGTCGTCTTCGTCGACTTCGGGCACTCTCCCGATGCTTTCGAGAAGACCCTCGCCGCGGTCCGCCGCGTCACCCCGGGCAAGGTTCTGATGCTCTTCGGCGCCGACGGCGATCGCGATGCCAGCAAGCGCTTCGACATGGCCCGCACTGCCGTCGAGGGCAGCGACATCCTCGTCGTGACAGACCACCACCCGCGCTTCGAAGACCCGGACTCAATCAGGGCCACTCTCGTCGCCGGCGCACGCGCAGCGCGGCCTGACGCCGAGATCCACGAGTTCTCGCCGCCCGAGGCGGCCATCGTCGCTGCGGTCGGACTGGTCGGAGAAGGCGACTCGATCCTGTGGGCAGGCCCTGGGCATCAGGACTACCGCGACATCCGCGGCGTGCGCACGCCCTATTCGGCCCGTGAGCTGGCGCGACGGGCGTTGCGCGCGGCCGGATGGCCCGTACCCGACTCGCACTGGCCGGTCCCCTACTCCGACGAGGGCTGA
- a CDS encoding YcnI family copper-binding membrane protein — MRFTTTRRNVTAGVIGGAILALAIPAMASAHVSVSPDELIAGDHGVLTFSFAHGCENSPTISLKVTMPEGLASVAPTMDSDWTIDIEKGDDGLVSAVTYTAVAPVPNELRGAVSMAVGLDEDTPDSLAFPVIQTCVEGSTEWTQLAEDGEDPHSLDAPAPVVQVVAASADGHGEHGSAEDAGDADTADSDAADEAGSSNELGTALGAGGLVAGIAALVVSVLAYRRKA; from the coding sequence ATGCGTTTCACCACCACCCGCCGCAACGTCACCGCAGGAGTCATCGGGGGTGCGATCCTCGCACTCGCCATCCCTGCGATGGCGAGCGCCCACGTCAGCGTCAGCCCCGACGAGCTGATCGCCGGAGACCACGGCGTGCTGACCTTCTCTTTCGCCCACGGCTGCGAGAACTCCCCTACGATTTCTCTGAAGGTGACGATGCCCGAGGGCCTCGCCTCCGTCGCACCCACCATGGACAGCGACTGGACGATCGACATCGAGAAGGGCGATGACGGCCTCGTCAGCGCCGTGACCTACACCGCCGTCGCACCGGTGCCCAACGAACTGCGCGGCGCAGTGAGCATGGCTGTCGGGCTCGACGAGGACACGCCCGACTCACTCGCGTTCCCGGTCATCCAGACATGCGTCGAGGGCAGCACCGAGTGGACGCAGCTCGCCGAGGACGGCGAAGACCCGCACAGCCTCGACGCCCCGGCTCCGGTGGTCCAGGTCGTCGCCGCGTCCGCTGACGGCCACGGTGAGCACGGCTCCGCAGAGGACGCCGGAGACGCGGACACCGCCGATTCGGATGCCGCCGACGAGGCCGGCTCCTCGAACGAGCTCGGGACGGCGCTGGGTGCGGGCGGCCTGGTCGCCGGAATCGCCGCGCTGGTCGTCTCGGTACTGGCGTACCGCCGCAAGGCGTGA
- a CDS encoding M50 family metallopeptidase, which produces MEALLYLGGIVFMLIGLGLSIGLHEVGHLLPAKLFGVRVGQYMIGFGPRLWSKRIGETEYGFKLLPLGGFISMSGMYPASTASGPAKGVFRALVQDARSANDETIAEGAEDRVFYRLPVWKRVVVMLGGPLMNLILAIVIFTVLVSGIGVQQGTTTIASVNQCVLPAGSTATECEPDDPATPAAEAGIRPGDVLVSVDGQPVSTFAQATAVVQAAPGQTLDLVVLRDGAEKTLSITPIEAERTITDASGQPVIGEDGQPVVKDVGYVGMAAQMGFVQQPLSAGPEMAADTVARVGSMILTLPVRIWDTGVSLVTGSERDPNGPLSVVGVGRIAGEVAAIDAPILNRFSVLLGLLGSLNVALFVFNLIPLLPLDGGHVVVALWDGIRRAWAKLFRRPPPPPVDATRLVPLTVVVATLLIVMGAVLLLADVFNPVNIFGG; this is translated from the coding sequence GTGGAAGCACTGCTCTATCTGGGTGGCATCGTGTTCATGCTGATCGGCCTCGGCCTGTCGATCGGCCTGCACGAGGTCGGCCACCTCCTGCCGGCGAAGCTGTTCGGCGTGCGCGTCGGCCAGTACATGATCGGCTTCGGCCCGAGGCTCTGGTCGAAGCGCATCGGCGAGACCGAGTACGGGTTCAAGCTGCTGCCGCTCGGCGGGTTCATCTCGATGTCGGGGATGTATCCGGCCTCCACCGCATCGGGCCCGGCGAAGGGCGTCTTCCGCGCTCTCGTGCAGGACGCCCGATCGGCGAACGACGAGACGATCGCGGAGGGGGCAGAGGACCGTGTCTTCTATCGCCTCCCCGTGTGGAAGCGCGTCGTCGTGATGCTCGGCGGTCCGCTGATGAACCTGATCCTCGCGATCGTGATCTTCACCGTGCTGGTGTCCGGCATCGGTGTGCAGCAGGGAACCACGACGATCGCCTCGGTGAACCAGTGCGTTCTGCCCGCCGGATCGACGGCGACCGAGTGCGAACCCGACGACCCGGCGACGCCGGCCGCAGAGGCGGGCATCCGGCCGGGTGACGTGCTGGTGTCCGTCGACGGTCAGCCCGTGTCGACCTTCGCCCAGGCGACCGCCGTCGTGCAGGCAGCGCCGGGGCAGACCCTGGATCTGGTGGTGCTTCGAGACGGTGCCGAGAAGACGCTGAGCATCACTCCGATCGAGGCTGAGCGCACCATCACGGATGCCAGTGGGCAGCCGGTCATCGGCGAGGACGGGCAACCCGTCGTCAAGGACGTCGGCTATGTCGGCATGGCGGCGCAGATGGGCTTCGTCCAGCAGCCGCTCTCGGCAGGACCCGAGATGGCAGCCGACACCGTCGCACGCGTGGGGTCGATGATCCTCACACTTCCGGTTCGGATCTGGGACACCGGTGTCTCCCTGGTCACCGGGTCCGAGCGCGACCCGAACGGCCCGCTGAGCGTCGTGGGCGTCGGGCGCATCGCGGGTGAGGTCGCGGCGATCGACGCGCCGATCCTCAACCGCTTCTCGGTGCTCCTCGGGCTTCTCGGATCCCTGAATGTCGCGCTGTTCGTGTTCAACCTGATCCCGCTGCTGCCGCTCGACGGAGGCCACGTGGTCGTCGCGCTGTGGGACGGCATCCGCCGTGCCTGGGCGAAGCTGTTCCGTCGGCCGCCGCCCCCGCCCGTCGACGCCACCAGGCTCGTGCCGCTGACCGTGGTCGTCGCGACACTGCTCATCGTGATGGGTGCCGTGCTGCTCCTCGCCGACGTCTTCAATCCGGTGAACATCTTCGGCGGCTGA
- a CDS encoding chorismate-binding protein has product MTLSRLAELIADPTASFVLIARDGADTVELLTGEVVDVDLLADIPLTIDGAPREIFTMVPYRQVRERGFVAQDDGAPLRCIVVDEHLHIATPELLSALPSDAVPLREGGFDIPDEEYATIVETVIADEIGRGEGANFVIRRDFTAEIDVDDRTAALTWFRALLTHERGAYWTFAVVTPGHIAVGASPEAHVVARGGVVTMNPISGTFRHPAGGATKETLVDFLSSTKETEELFMVVDEELKMMSAVCSDGGRITGPHLKEMSRLTHTEYMLRGRSALDPRDILRETMFAPTVTGSPMQNACAVIRRHEKKPRGYYSGVAALFTPKDAGGHDLDAPILIRTVYLQNGSLSVPVGATLVRHSDPHGEVSETHGKAAGVLGAIGAIDRDSVAEARDDADAPGERQPLADDPTVAELLSSRNARLADFWLNPQGDDLTGPFAGRSAIVVDAEDRFTTMLAHQLRHLGLDVTIRAWSDADDAELDAADLVVAGPGPGDPRDVGSDRITRMREVVSRRVDAGSPLLAVCLSHQILSDRLGIALTPLASPHQGLQKSVPVFGEDASIGFYNTFTARVTPGTTSTGAVEVSADPESGDVYALRGERFASVQGHLESILSRDGIRTLERLVSHALA; this is encoded by the coding sequence ATGACCCTCTCACGTCTTGCCGAGCTCATTGCAGATCCCACGGCATCGTTCGTGCTGATCGCGCGCGACGGCGCAGACACGGTCGAGCTGCTCACCGGCGAAGTCGTCGACGTCGATCTGCTCGCCGACATCCCGCTCACGATCGACGGCGCCCCCCGCGAGATCTTCACGATGGTGCCCTACCGTCAGGTGCGTGAGCGCGGCTTCGTCGCTCAGGACGACGGTGCACCCCTGCGCTGCATCGTGGTCGATGAGCACCTGCACATCGCCACGCCCGAGCTGCTCTCGGCACTTCCCTCGGACGCCGTGCCGCTGCGTGAAGGCGGCTTCGACATCCCGGACGAGGAATACGCCACGATCGTCGAGACCGTGATCGCCGACGAGATCGGACGCGGCGAGGGCGCGAACTTCGTGATCCGCCGCGACTTCACCGCCGAGATCGACGTCGACGACCGTACTGCAGCCCTGACCTGGTTCCGCGCGCTGCTCACGCACGAGCGGGGTGCCTACTGGACCTTCGCGGTGGTGACCCCCGGACACATCGCGGTCGGCGCGAGCCCTGAGGCGCACGTCGTCGCACGCGGCGGCGTCGTCACCATGAACCCGATCTCCGGCACGTTCCGCCACCCCGCGGGTGGAGCCACGAAGGAGACCCTGGTGGACTTCCTCTCCTCCACCAAGGAGACGGAAGAGCTCTTCATGGTGGTCGACGAAGAGCTCAAGATGATGAGCGCCGTCTGCTCCGACGGAGGACGCATCACAGGCCCGCATCTGAAGGAGATGTCGCGCCTCACCCACACCGAGTACATGCTCCGTGGTCGCAGCGCGCTGGACCCGCGCGACATCCTCCGCGAGACGATGTTCGCGCCGACCGTGACCGGCTCGCCGATGCAGAACGCGTGCGCGGTGATCCGCCGTCATGAGAAGAAGCCACGCGGCTACTACTCCGGTGTGGCGGCCCTGTTCACTCCGAAGGACGCCGGTGGACACGACCTCGACGCCCCGATCCTGATCCGCACCGTGTATCTGCAGAACGGCTCACTCAGCGTGCCGGTGGGCGCGACGCTCGTGCGGCACTCGGACCCGCACGGCGAGGTGTCGGAGACCCACGGCAAGGCCGCCGGCGTGCTCGGAGCGATCGGCGCGATCGATCGCGACAGCGTCGCCGAGGCCCGCGATGATGCCGACGCCCCGGGAGAGCGACAGCCCCTCGCCGACGACCCCACGGTCGCGGAGCTGCTCTCTTCGCGCAATGCGCGCCTGGCGGACTTCTGGCTGAACCCGCAGGGCGACGATCTGACCGGGCCCTTCGCCGGCCGATCGGCGATCGTCGTCGACGCGGAAGACCGCTTCACCACCATGCTCGCCCACCAGTTGCGCCACCTCGGGCTCGATGTCACGATCCGCGCCTGGAGCGACGCCGATGATGCGGAGCTCGACGCGGCCGACCTGGTGGTCGCGGGCCCGGGCCCGGGCGATCCCCGTGACGTCGGGAGCGACCGCATCACCAGGATGCGCGAGGTGGTGTCCCGACGTGTGGACGCCGGGTCGCCGCTGCTCGCGGTGTGCTTGAGCCACCAGATCCTCAGCGATCGTCTCGGCATCGCCCTGACGCCCCTCGCCTCACCGCACCAGGGGCTGCAGAAGTCGGTCCCCGTGTTCGGCGAGGACGCCTCGATCGGCTTTTACAACACCTTCACGGCCAGGGTGACGCCCGGCACGACGTCGACGGGAGCGGTCGAAGTGTCGGCCGACCCTGAATCAGGCGACGTCTACGCGCTTCGCGGCGAGCGCTTCGCATCGGTGCAGGGCCACCTGGAATCGATCCTGTCGCGCGACGGCATCCGCACTCTCGAGCGTCTGGTCTCGCACGCGCTCGCCTGA
- the ispG gene encoding flavodoxin-dependent (E)-4-hydroxy-3-methylbut-2-enyl-diphosphate synthase, translating to MPKIPEVLAPRRKSRQIKVGKVLVGGDAPVTVQSMTTTKTTDINATLQQIAELTASGCEIVRVAVPHQDDADALKIIAMKSQIPVIADIHFQPRYIYTAIDAGCGAVRVNPGNIREFDGNVGKIAEAAKAAGVSLRIGVNAGSLDRRILTKYGKATAEALVESAVWEASLFEEHDFHDFKISVKHNDPIVMVKAYRQLAERGDWPLHLGVTEAGPAFQGTIKSATAFGILLGEGIGDTIRVSLSAPPAEEVKVGHQILQSLNLRERKLEIVSCPSCGRAQVDVYTLAENVTEGLKDMTVPLRVAVMGCVVNGPGEAREADLGVASGNGKGQIFVKGEVIKTVPEADIVATLIEEANRIAVEMGPEAPLGTAQVVTA from the coding sequence ATGCCGAAGATCCCCGAAGTCCTCGCCCCGCGCCGCAAGTCTCGCCAGATCAAGGTGGGCAAGGTGCTCGTCGGCGGCGACGCCCCCGTCACCGTCCAGTCCATGACGACGACGAAGACGACGGACATCAACGCGACTCTCCAGCAGATCGCGGAGCTGACCGCATCCGGATGCGAGATCGTCCGTGTGGCCGTCCCCCATCAGGACGACGCCGACGCGCTGAAGATCATCGCGATGAAGAGCCAGATCCCCGTGATCGCCGACATCCATTTCCAGCCGCGCTACATCTACACCGCGATCGACGCCGGGTGCGGCGCTGTGCGCGTGAACCCGGGCAACATCCGCGAGTTCGACGGAAACGTCGGCAAGATCGCCGAGGCCGCGAAGGCCGCAGGCGTCTCGCTGCGCATCGGCGTCAACGCCGGCTCGCTCGACCGCCGCATCCTGACCAAGTACGGCAAGGCGACCGCTGAGGCTCTCGTCGAGAGTGCTGTCTGGGAGGCCTCGCTGTTCGAGGAGCACGACTTCCACGACTTCAAGATCTCGGTCAAGCACAACGACCCGATCGTCATGGTGAAGGCCTACCGCCAGCTCGCCGAACGCGGCGACTGGCCGCTGCACCTCGGAGTGACCGAGGCCGGACCCGCGTTCCAGGGAACCATCAAGAGCGCCACGGCGTTCGGCATCCTGCTCGGTGAGGGCATCGGCGACACCATCCGCGTGTCTCTCTCCGCGCCTCCCGCCGAAGAGGTCAAGGTGGGGCACCAGATCCTGCAGTCGCTCAACCTGCGCGAGCGCAAGCTCGAGATCGTGTCGTGCCCGTCATGCGGACGCGCCCAGGTCGACGTCTACACGCTCGCCGAGAACGTGACCGAGGGTCTCAAGGACATGACCGTTCCGCTGCGCGTCGCCGTCATGGGCTGTGTCGTGAACGGTCCGGGCGAGGCGCGCGAAGCCGACCTCGGAGTCGCCTCGGGCAACGGCAAGGGACAGATCTTCGTCAAGGGCGAGGTCATCAAGACCGTGCCCGAAGCCGACATCGTCGCGACGCTGATCGAAGAGGCCAACCGCATCGCGGTCGAGATGGGGCCTGAGGCGCCGCTCGGCACCGCGCAGGTCGTCACGGCCTGA
- a CDS encoding nucleotidyltransferase domain-containing protein yields the protein MDHFAVAERFVAAHYPRADVAIVAGSTARGDRTSTSDIDLLLLGDDLFDVDGQTSEASTHDFDGEIFEVFAYTSRGFDEWAARGIAQHRPVTVHMLVDGIAIREDDRLGPLRQRWRSVLHAGPSLSAQESAFRRYVITDVLDDLEDATDPVEQRVEASILFERIAELMLLTEGQWIGAGKWLPRRLQELSIERADRLTIPLIASDYKTFAARVSAELERAGGRVQAGFVR from the coding sequence GTGGACCACTTCGCCGTCGCTGAACGATTCGTCGCCGCCCACTACCCGCGGGCCGATGTCGCCATCGTGGCGGGGAGCACAGCGCGCGGCGACCGCACCTCGACGAGCGACATCGACCTGCTGCTCCTCGGAGATGACCTCTTCGATGTCGACGGACAGACGAGTGAAGCCTCGACGCACGACTTCGACGGAGAGATCTTCGAGGTCTTCGCCTACACGTCGCGGGGTTTCGACGAGTGGGCGGCACGAGGCATCGCGCAGCACCGTCCGGTGACGGTGCACATGCTCGTCGACGGCATCGCGATCCGAGAGGATGACCGACTGGGACCACTCCGACAGCGTTGGCGGAGTGTGCTCCACGCCGGGCCCTCTCTCAGCGCGCAGGAGTCCGCCTTCCGCCGCTACGTCATCACGGATGTGCTCGACGATCTGGAGGACGCCACGGACCCCGTCGAACAGCGCGTGGAGGCATCCATCCTGTTCGAGCGGATCGCAGAGCTCATGCTGCTCACCGAGGGGCAGTGGATAGGGGCGGGCAAATGGCTGCCCCGACGCCTTCAAGAGCTGAGCATCGAAAGAGCCGACCGCTTGACCATCCCTCTGATCGCGAGCGACTACAAGACCTTCGCAGCCCGCGTCTCGGCTGAACTCGAACGTGCCGGCGGCCGCGTGCAGGCCGGATTCGTTCGCTGA